A window of the Azospirillum brasilense genome harbors these coding sequences:
- a CDS encoding CaiB/BaiF CoA transferase family protein: MLPLEGVTVIAVEQYGAGPFGTMLLADLGAEVIKVENPAEGGEVGRHVGPHFFGPGNSHFYQSFNRNKRSITLNLKHPEGMAVLHELVRHADAVLDNLRGDLPDKLGLTYEHLKAVNPKIVCAHLSAYGRTGPRRAWPGYDYLMQAEAGYLSVTGEPDGPPARFGMSVVDMMTGLMTAFGLVSGVVGARASGKGSDVDVSLFDTALHNMTYLATWYLNGGHNQGREPRSAHPSLTPSQLYRTRDGWLFVMCNKEKFWPVFCDKIGKPEWGDDPRFRSFKDRLANREQLTVLLDEVLGQRDTAEWVEILGGAVPAAPVLDIAQSLENPFVRESDRVADFAYPDGSAPDGKGKVRMLTGPVRIGGERLPTRPAPALGADTEDVLGRIGIGPERIAALREQGAL, translated from the coding sequence GTGCTACCCCTCGAAGGCGTCACCGTCATCGCCGTGGAGCAATACGGCGCCGGCCCGTTCGGCACCATGTTGCTGGCCGATCTCGGGGCCGAAGTCATCAAGGTCGAGAATCCCGCCGAAGGCGGCGAGGTCGGCCGGCATGTCGGCCCCCATTTCTTCGGCCCCGGCAACAGCCATTTCTACCAGTCCTTCAACCGCAACAAGCGCAGCATCACCCTCAACCTGAAGCACCCCGAGGGCATGGCGGTGCTGCACGAGCTGGTGCGCCACGCCGACGCCGTGCTGGACAACCTGCGCGGCGACCTGCCGGACAAGCTGGGCCTGACCTACGAGCATCTGAAGGCGGTCAATCCGAAGATCGTCTGCGCCCACCTGTCCGCCTACGGGCGCACGGGGCCGCGGCGGGCTTGGCCGGGCTACGACTATCTGATGCAGGCGGAGGCCGGCTACCTGTCGGTCACCGGCGAGCCGGACGGCCCGCCCGCCCGCTTCGGCATGTCGGTGGTCGACATGATGACCGGCCTGATGACCGCCTTCGGCCTCGTCTCCGGCGTGGTCGGGGCGCGGGCCAGCGGCAAGGGCTCGGACGTCGACGTCAGCCTGTTCGACACGGCGCTGCACAACATGACCTATCTCGCCACTTGGTACCTCAACGGCGGCCACAACCAGGGGCGGGAGCCGCGCTCCGCGCACCCCTCCCTGACCCCGTCGCAGCTCTACCGGACGCGCGACGGCTGGCTGTTCGTCATGTGCAACAAGGAGAAGTTCTGGCCGGTCTTCTGCGACAAGATCGGCAAGCCGGAATGGGGGGACGACCCGCGCTTCCGCAGCTTCAAGGACCGGCTCGCCAACCGCGAGCAGCTCACCGTCCTGCTGGACGAGGTGCTCGGCCAGCGCGACACGGCGGAGTGGGTAGAGATCCTCGGCGGCGCGGTTCCCGCCGCCCCGGTCCTCGACATCGCCCAGTCGCTGGAGAATCCCTTCGTCCGTGAGAGCGACCGGGTGGCCGATTTCGCCTACCCGGACGGGTCGGCCCCAGACGGAAAGGGTAAGGTGCGGATGCTGACCGGGCCGGTGCGCATCGGCGGCGAGCGGCTTCCCACCCGCCCCGCCCCGGCGTTGGGCGCCGACACCGAGGACGTGCTGGGCCGCATCGGCATCGGGCCGGAGCGCATCGCCGCCCTGCGCGAGCAGGGGGCGCTGTGA